In Synechococcus sp. CB0101, a genomic segment contains:
- a CDS encoding photosystem II reaction center protein K, with the protein MAAYALQTLAQLPEAYQAFAPLVDILPIIPLFFLLLAFVWQASVGFR; encoded by the coding sequence ATGGCCGCCTACGCCCTGCAGACCCTGGCCCAGCTGCCCGAGGCCTATCAGGCCTTCGCGCCACTGGTGGACATCCTGCCGATCATTCCCCTGTTCTTCCTGCTGCTGGCCTTCGTGTGGCAGGCCTCGGTGGGCTTCCGCTGA
- the tgt gene encoding tRNA guanosine(34) transglycosylase Tgt, with amino-acid sequence MFAFEITAHCPNTRARCGCFHTPHGVVNTPRFMPVGTLATVKGVTPAQLKATGAEMVLSNTFHLHLQPGEQIVADGGGLHRFMAWGGPMLTDSGGFQVFSLGDINTINDRGVVFRSPRDGARIDLTPERSMAIQMTLGADVAMAFDQCPPYPATESEVASACRRTHAWLERCISSHTKSDQALFGIVQGGCFPHLREESARVVSSMGLPGIAVGGVSVGEPAEEMHRIVRQVGPLLPDDKPHYLMGVGTLPEMAIAVANGFDVFDCVLPTRLGRHGAALVGGERWNLKNARFRHDHTPLDPSCSCPACTTHSRAYLHHLIKTDELLGKILLSLHNITQLVRFSSAMAQAIRDGCFSEDFAPWEPDSPAAHTW; translated from the coding sequence GTGTTCGCGTTCGAGATCACGGCCCACTGCCCGAACACCCGCGCCCGCTGCGGCTGCTTTCACACCCCCCATGGGGTGGTGAACACACCACGGTTCATGCCGGTGGGAACCCTGGCCACGGTGAAGGGCGTGACACCCGCCCAGCTCAAGGCCACCGGCGCCGAGATGGTGCTCTCCAACACCTTCCACCTGCACCTGCAGCCCGGCGAGCAGATCGTGGCCGACGGCGGCGGCCTGCACCGCTTCATGGCCTGGGGCGGCCCGATGCTCACCGACTCAGGCGGCTTCCAGGTGTTCAGCCTGGGCGACATCAACACGATCAACGATCGGGGCGTGGTGTTCCGCTCACCCCGCGACGGCGCCCGCATCGACCTCACCCCCGAGCGCTCGATGGCGATCCAGATGACCCTGGGCGCCGATGTGGCGATGGCCTTCGATCAGTGCCCGCCCTATCCCGCCACCGAAAGCGAGGTGGCCTCCGCCTGCCGCCGCACCCATGCCTGGCTGGAGCGCTGCATCAGCAGCCACACCAAAAGCGATCAGGCCCTGTTCGGCATCGTGCAGGGAGGCTGCTTCCCGCATCTGCGCGAAGAGTCAGCGCGGGTGGTGAGCTCGATGGGGCTGCCGGGCATCGCCGTGGGCGGCGTGAGCGTGGGTGAGCCAGCCGAGGAGATGCACCGGATCGTGCGCCAGGTTGGGCCGCTCCTCCCAGACGACAAACCCCACTACCTCATGGGGGTGGGCACCTTGCCGGAGATGGCGATCGCCGTGGCCAATGGCTTCGATGTGTTCGATTGCGTGCTGCCCACCCGATTGGGCCGCCATGGCGCCGCGCTGGTAGGCGGCGAACGCTGGAACCTCAAAAACGCCCGCTTCCGCCACGACCACACCCCCCTCGATCCGAGCTGCTCGTGCCCGGCCTGCACAACGCACAGCCGCGCCTACCTGCACCACCTGATCAAGACCGATGAACTGCTGGGCAAGATCCTGCTGAGCCTGCACAACATCACCCAGCTGGTGCGCTTCAGCAGCGCCATGGCCCAAGCGATTCGCGACGGTTGTTTTTCAGAGGATTTCGCTCCCTGGGAACCCGACTCCCCAGCCGCACACACGTGGTAG
- a CDS encoding adenosylcobinamide-GDP ribazoletransferase, with amino-acid sequence MLAVAKAPFRAAWLGDLAGAWIFYSVLPLPPGITPRFERIARFAPWIALAIGGLAAGLWQLLSPAGLIAQVALVLALGSWLSGGLHLDGVMDTADGLAAGPQRRLEAMDDSRVGASGVQALLQLLLVRIAGLALLAAAAPWALLWAEVWGRIAPLVAMQAFPYLREPSKGTAAFHRAHWRGWWLELLPSALVLGALTALAHPPFGWLGWLGLIPALLVPLELGRRLGGHSGDSYGACVEWTVSWSLLLMGLISWRLAAAA; translated from the coding sequence TTGCTGGCCGTGGCCAAGGCCCCGTTTCGCGCCGCCTGGCTGGGGGATCTGGCCGGGGCTTGGATCTTCTACAGCGTGCTGCCGCTGCCGCCGGGGATCACGCCGCGCTTTGAGCGCATCGCCCGCTTCGCCCCCTGGATCGCCCTGGCGATCGGCGGGTTGGCGGCGGGGCTCTGGCAGCTGCTCAGCCCCGCCGGCTTGATCGCGCAAGTGGCGTTGGTGCTGGCCCTGGGCAGTTGGCTGAGCGGCGGGCTGCATCTCGATGGGGTGATGGACACCGCGGATGGCCTGGCGGCTGGTCCGCAGCGCCGGCTCGAGGCGATGGACGACAGCCGGGTGGGGGCCAGTGGCGTGCAAGCCCTGCTGCAGCTGTTGTTGGTGCGCATTGCTGGGTTGGCCCTGCTGGCGGCAGCGGCCCCCTGGGCCTTGCTGTGGGCGGAAGTGTGGGGGCGGATCGCGCCGCTCGTGGCGATGCAGGCGTTCCCCTATCTGCGTGAGCCCTCCAAGGGAACCGCTGCCTTCCATCGCGCCCATTGGCGCGGCTGGTGGCTGGAGCTGTTGCCGTCGGCGTTGGTGCTCGGGGCGCTCACGGCCCTGGCTCATCCACCGTTTGGCTGGTTGGGTTGGCTGGGGTTGATCCCCGCGCTGTTGGTGCCGCTGGAGCTGGGGCGGCGCCTCGGCGGCCACAGCGGCGATAGCTATGGCGCTTGTGTGGAGTGGACCGTGAGCTGGAGCCTGTTGCTGATGGGCCTGATCAGCTGGCGTTTGGCAGCGGCAGCCT
- a CDS encoding WecB/TagA/CpsF family glycosyltransferase, with translation MLGVQVAVSSNVFAAALELKQRGGGQIVTLNAEMTMAARANPELGAAIAQADLVIPDGAGVVWALGRQGYRVRRSPGIELARQLLVYAAAHHWRVALVGASPEVMERLVERLQAEIPQLDLAFAIHGYQDPEQWPGIEQQLQQARPDLVLAALGVPRQETWIQRLHAGQPGLWMGVGGSFDVWSGAKERAPKWMGRLQIEWLYRLIQEPSRWRRMLALPAFAWAVLRRG, from the coding sequence GTGCTGGGCGTGCAGGTGGCGGTGAGCAGCAATGTGTTTGCGGCGGCACTGGAGCTCAAGCAGCGCGGCGGCGGCCAGATCGTGACGCTCAACGCCGAAATGACCATGGCCGCCCGGGCCAATCCGGAGCTCGGCGCTGCCATCGCCCAGGCCGATCTGGTGATCCCCGATGGGGCGGGTGTGGTGTGGGCTCTCGGGCGCCAGGGCTACCGCGTGCGCCGTAGCCCCGGCATTGAGCTGGCTCGCCAGCTGTTGGTGTACGCCGCAGCCCACCATTGGCGGGTGGCGCTGGTGGGGGCCAGCCCCGAGGTGATGGAGCGGTTGGTGGAGCGGTTGCAGGCCGAGATCCCGCAGCTCGATCTGGCCTTCGCCATCCATGGCTATCAAGACCCGGAGCAGTGGCCGGGCATTGAGCAGCAGCTGCAGCAAGCCCGGCCGGATCTGGTGTTGGCAGCCCTGGGGGTGCCCCGCCAGGAAACCTGGATCCAGCGGCTTCACGCGGGCCAGCCAGGGCTGTGGATGGGCGTGGGCGGAAGCTTTGATGTGTGGTCTGGCGCCAAGGAGCGTGCGCCGAAGTGGATGGGCCGGCTGCAGATCGAGTGGCTCTATCGCCTCATTCAGGAGCCCAGCCGCTGGCGGCGCATGTTGGCCCTGCCTGCGTTTGCTTGGGCGGTGCTGCGGCGCGGCTGA